In one Drosophila pseudoobscura strain MV-25-SWS-2005 chromosome X, UCI_Dpse_MV25, whole genome shotgun sequence genomic region, the following are encoded:
- the LOC6901667 gene encoding protein Cep78 homolog isoform X7 — protein sequence MSLGRVSGIRNGMMRELAKKVTVPKLVKKSSKSRSFHFRYLELCRNKNLTPLPEIRKKSNETTLLELYADKLTVSDWLLIIEAIHHDLTLKTFVLRMRRTYQHNTIDPIDTENRARRFTQRPVIFTRFIFRALVQAISNCVLSNKNLTVVKLEGLPLYEGYIEGITKSLSGNDRLETLSFRKSTLGDKGCQLVCNTAKYLNRITIVDLSECNITCQGAVYVAEMIKIQKISRFTEGWEKSLRYQTPDMNSLLGLRTVLLANNPNIGDKGLSCIVDVLKEDAWIRVVDMQGCGLTDVGANDILSLLDLNTFIKEFHVRNNVGISQALQRTIHERLLPPEIEHKQEDEFDSNFLRDTENGKYPQGKKATIVKLLSHAKAVEDKLAFERVLRQKAEDLNFKLTKQLMYKDSQMADDNVSQRPDTPKDHMQMKKDVKVSPTPRQMRKTNEYIEMKEDFQESPTHRQMRKTKEYMEMEEDVPESPTYRQMRKTKEYMEMKEDVPESPRYRQMRKTKEYMEMKEDVPESPRYRQMRKTKEYMEMKEDVPESPTYRQMRKTKEYMEKKEDVPESPTYRQMRKTNEYLEMEEDVPESPKYRQMRKTNEYLEMEEDVPESPKYRQMRKNKEYMEMKEDVRESPQYRQMRKTNEYLEMEGDVPESPKYRQMRKTKEYMEMKEDVRESPKYRQMRKTNEYLEMEEDVPESPQYRQMRKTNEYLEMEGDVPESPKYRQMRKTKEYMEMKEDVRESPKYRQMRKTNEYLEMEEDVPESPKYRQMRKTNEYQEMEEDVPESPTYRQMRKTNEYLEMEEDVPESPKYRQMRKTNEYLEMEEDVPESPTYRQMRQTNEYLEMEEEYLSGSSTYCATLVGSSMTTPELTPRSDAKTLCPYDESEDTDSRSQGMDPMEFSHLDVRKVRSEMKYVESNVNEGKKNRESKSDHEFANELHFKLNSMVHFERDIGDSAKVSAKQAHRYEDAGDEQDIGPTSMIQDGSKQVVEQINLPTKKKTGVVKAGQKQRRARNDGGGDGQCNSVEQSEHHIGPTVMIKDGQTQEQDRNDGGGDGKRSKVAKQRRRAKMPDSIG from the exons atGTCTCTCGGCCGTGTGTCGGGGATACGGAATGGTATGATGAGAGAGCTAGCAAAGAAGGTGACGGTGCCGAAGCTCGTAAAGAAATCAAGCAAGAGCCGGTCGTTCCATTTCCGCTATCTGGAACTATGTCGCAACAAGAACCTGACACCGCTACCTGAGATACGCAAAAAGTCAAATGAGACCACACTTCTAGAGTTATACGCCGACAAGCTGACCGTGAGCGACTGGCTCCTGATCATCGAGGCCATTCACCATGATCTGACTTTGAAGACCTTTGTGCTGCGCATGCGTCGCACCTATCAGCACA ATACAATTGATCCCATCGACACGGAGAATCGTGCCCGACGCTTTACCCAGCGTCCCGTGATATTTACGCGCTTTATTTTCCGTGCCCTCGTCCAGGCCATCTCAAATTGTGTTTTGAGCAACAAGAATCTCACAGTGGTCAAGCTGGAGGGTCTTCCCCTTTATGAAGGATACATCGAGGGCATTACCAAG TCGCTGTCCGGCAACGACCGCCTGGAGACATTGAGCTTCCGCAAGTCCACGCTCGGGGACAAGGGCTGCCAACTGGTTTGCAATACAGCCAAGTACCTCAACCGCATTACCATAGTCGATCTATCCGAGTGCAACATCACCTGCCAAGGGGCCGTTTACGTGGCCGAAATGATCAAG ATTCAAAAGATTTCACGTTTCACGGAGGGGTGGGAGAAATCGTTGCGCTACCAGACTCCCGATATGAATTCGTTGTTGGGCTTGCGCACGGTTCTTCTCGCGAACAATCCCAATATTGGGGACAAAGGCCTCTCATGCATCGTCGATGTGCTGAAGGAGGATGCCTGGATAAGGG TCGTCGACATGCAGGGCTGTGGCCTGACAGATGTTGGAGCCAATGATATACTCAGCCTACTGGATCTGAATACTTTCATCAAGGAGTTCCATGTACGCAACAACGTGGGGATCAGCCAGGCATTGCAGCGTACCATTCACGAACGCCTGCTGCCGCCCGAAATCGAACATAAGCAGGAAGACGAGTTCGATTCCAACTTTTTGAGAGACACAGAAAACGGAAAATATCCCCAGGGCAAGAAGGCTACTATCGTCAAATTGCTCTCGCACGCCAAGGCCGTTGAGGACAAGCTGGCCTTCGAGCGCGTTCTACGTCAGAAGGCCGAGGACCTGAACTTCAAGCTCACCAAGCAACTAATGTACAAGGACAGCCAGATGGCCGATGACAACGTCTCGCAACGCCCCGATACGCCCAAAGATCATATGCAAATGAAGAAGGACGTCAAAGT ATCGCCGACACCCCGCCAGATGCGCAAGACCAACGAATATATAGAAATGAAGGAAGACTTCCAAGA GTCGCCAACACATCGCCAGATGCGCAAGACCAAGGAATATATGGAGATGGAAGAAGACGTCCCAGA GTCGCCAACATATCGCCAGATGCGCAAGACCAAGGAATATATGGAAATGAAGGAAGACGTGCCAGA GTCGCCAAGATATCGCCAGATGCGCAAGACCAAGGAATATATGGAAATGAAGGAAGACGTGCCAGA GTCGCCAAGATATCGCCAGATGCGCAAGACCAAGGAATATATGGAAATGAAGGAAGACGTGCCAGA ATCGCCAACATATCGCCAGATGCGCAAGACCAAGGAATATATGGAAAAGAAGGAAGACGTGCCAGA GTCGCCAACATATCGCCAGATGCGCAAGACCAACGAATATCTGGAGATGGAAGAAGACGTGCCAGA GTCGCCGAAATATCGCCAGATGCGCAAGACAAACGAATATCTGGAGATGGAAGAAGACGTGCCAGA GTCACCAAAATATCGCCAGATGCGCAAGAACAAGGAATATATGGAAATGAAGGAAGACGTGCGAGA GTCGCCGCAATATCGCCAGATGCGCAAGACCAACGAATATCTGGAGATGGAAGGAGACGTGCCAGA GTCACCAAAATATCGCCAGATGCGCAAGACCAAGGAATATATGGAAATGAAGGAAGACGTGCGAGA GTCGCCGAAATATCGCCAAATGCGCAAGACCAACGAATATCTGGAGATGGAAGAAGACGTCCCGGA GTCGCCGCAATATCGCCAGATGCGCAAGACCAACGAATATCTGGAGATGGAAGGAGACGTGCCAGA GTCACCAAAATATCGCCAGATGCGCAAGACCAAGGAATATATGGAAATGAAGGAAGACGTGCGAGA GTCGCCGAAATATCGCCAAATGCGCAAGACCAACGAATATCTGGAGATGGAAGAAGACGTCCCGGA GTCGCCAAAATATCGCCAGATGCGCAAGACCAACGAATATCAGGAGATGGAAGAAGACGTGCCAGA GTCACCGACATATCGCCAGATGCGCAAGACCAACGAATATCTGGAGATGGAAGAAGACGTCCCGGA GTCGCCAAAATATCGCCAGATGCGCAAGACCAACGAATATCTGGAGATGGAAGAAGACGTGCCAGA GTCGCCGACATATCGTCAGATGCGCCAGACCAACGAATATCTGGAGATGGAAGAAGAATACCTCTCAGg ATCATCGACTTATTGCGCGACACTGGTGGGCAGCTCCATGACTACCCCGGAGTTGACTCCACGCAGCGACGCGAAAACGCTGTGTCCGTACGATGAATCTGAGGATACCGATAGCCGTTCCCAGGGAATGGACCCAATGGAGTTCAGCCATTTGGACGTTCGCAAGGTGCGCAGCGAGATGAAATACGTTGAGAGTAACGTGAATGAAGGCAAAAAGAATCGCGAGTCGAAGTCTGACCACGAGTTCGCCAACGAACTACAT TTCAAGCTAAACTCGATGGTACATTTCGAGCGGGATATTGGCGACAGTGCCAAAGTGTCCGCCAAACAAGCTCATCGTTACGAAGACGCCGGAGACGAGCAGGACATTGGTCCTACATCCATGATTCAGGACGGTTCTAAGCAAGTCGTGGAGCAAATCAATCTGCCAACTAAGAAGAAGACAGGCGTGGTCAAGGCCGGACAAAAGCAACGTCGTGCTCGTAACGATGGAGGCGGTGACGGACAATGCAACTCCGTAGAACAATCAGAGCATCACATTGGGCCCACTGTCATGATAAAGGACGGTCAAACACAGGAACAAGATCGTAATGATGGTGGTGGAGACGGCAAGCGTTCGAAGGTGGCAAAACAGCGACGCCGTGCTAAGATGCCGGACAGTATCGGTTAA
- the LOC6901667 gene encoding protein Cep78 homolog isoform X26: MSLGRVSGIRNGMMRELAKKVTVPKLVKKSSKSRSFHFRYLELCRNKNLTPLPEIRKKSNETTLLELYADKLTVSDWLLIIEAIHHDLTLKTFVLRMRRTYQHNTIDPIDTENRARRFTQRPVIFTRFIFRALVQAISNCVLSNKNLTVVKLEGLPLYEGYIEGITKSLSGNDRLETLSFRKSTLGDKGCQLVCNTAKYLNRITIVDLSECNITCQGAVYVAEMIKIQKISRFTEGWEKSLRYQTPDMNSLLGLRTVLLANNPNIGDKGLSCIVDVLKEDAWIRVVDMQGCGLTDVGANDILSLLDLNTFIKEFHVRNNVGISQALQRTIHERLLPPEIEHKQEDEFDSNFLRDTENGKYPQGKKATIVKLLSHAKAVEDKLAFERVLRQKAEDLNFKLTKQLMYKDSQMADDNVSQRPDTPKDHMQMKKDVKVSPTPRQMRKTNEYIEMKEDFQESPTHRQMRKTKEYMEMEEDVPESPTYRQMRKTKEYMEMKEDVPESPRYRQMRKTKEYMEMKEDVPESPRYRQMRKTKEYMEMKEDVPESPTYRQMRKTKEYMEKKEDVPESPTYRQMRKTNEYLEMEEDVPESPKYRQMRKNKEYMEMKEDVRESPKYRQMRKTNEYLEMEEDVPESPKYRQMRKNKEYMEMKEDVRESPKYRQMRKTNEYLEMEEDVPESPKYRQMRKTNEYLEMEEDVPESPKYRQMRKTNEYQEMEEDVPESPTYRQMRKTNEYLEMEEDVPESPKYRQMRKTNEYLEMEEDVPESPTYRQMRQTNEYLEMEEEYLSGSSTYCATLVGSSMTTPELTPRSDAKTLCPYDESEDTDSRSQGMDPMEFSHLDVRKVRSEMKYVESNVNEGKKNRESKSDHEFANELHFKLNSMVHFERDIGDSAKVSAKQAHRYEDAGDEQDIGPTSMIQDGSKQVVEQINLPTKKKTGVVKAGQKQRRARNDGGGDGQCNSVEQSEHHIGPTVMIKDGQTQEQDRNDGGGDGKRSKVAKQRRRAKMPDSIG; the protein is encoded by the exons atGTCTCTCGGCCGTGTGTCGGGGATACGGAATGGTATGATGAGAGAGCTAGCAAAGAAGGTGACGGTGCCGAAGCTCGTAAAGAAATCAAGCAAGAGCCGGTCGTTCCATTTCCGCTATCTGGAACTATGTCGCAACAAGAACCTGACACCGCTACCTGAGATACGCAAAAAGTCAAATGAGACCACACTTCTAGAGTTATACGCCGACAAGCTGACCGTGAGCGACTGGCTCCTGATCATCGAGGCCATTCACCATGATCTGACTTTGAAGACCTTTGTGCTGCGCATGCGTCGCACCTATCAGCACA ATACAATTGATCCCATCGACACGGAGAATCGTGCCCGACGCTTTACCCAGCGTCCCGTGATATTTACGCGCTTTATTTTCCGTGCCCTCGTCCAGGCCATCTCAAATTGTGTTTTGAGCAACAAGAATCTCACAGTGGTCAAGCTGGAGGGTCTTCCCCTTTATGAAGGATACATCGAGGGCATTACCAAG TCGCTGTCCGGCAACGACCGCCTGGAGACATTGAGCTTCCGCAAGTCCACGCTCGGGGACAAGGGCTGCCAACTGGTTTGCAATACAGCCAAGTACCTCAACCGCATTACCATAGTCGATCTATCCGAGTGCAACATCACCTGCCAAGGGGCCGTTTACGTGGCCGAAATGATCAAG ATTCAAAAGATTTCACGTTTCACGGAGGGGTGGGAGAAATCGTTGCGCTACCAGACTCCCGATATGAATTCGTTGTTGGGCTTGCGCACGGTTCTTCTCGCGAACAATCCCAATATTGGGGACAAAGGCCTCTCATGCATCGTCGATGTGCTGAAGGAGGATGCCTGGATAAGGG TCGTCGACATGCAGGGCTGTGGCCTGACAGATGTTGGAGCCAATGATATACTCAGCCTACTGGATCTGAATACTTTCATCAAGGAGTTCCATGTACGCAACAACGTGGGGATCAGCCAGGCATTGCAGCGTACCATTCACGAACGCCTGCTGCCGCCCGAAATCGAACATAAGCAGGAAGACGAGTTCGATTCCAACTTTTTGAGAGACACAGAAAACGGAAAATATCCCCAGGGCAAGAAGGCTACTATCGTCAAATTGCTCTCGCACGCCAAGGCCGTTGAGGACAAGCTGGCCTTCGAGCGCGTTCTACGTCAGAAGGCCGAGGACCTGAACTTCAAGCTCACCAAGCAACTAATGTACAAGGACAGCCAGATGGCCGATGACAACGTCTCGCAACGCCCCGATACGCCCAAAGATCATATGCAAATGAAGAAGGACGTCAAAGT ATCGCCGACACCCCGCCAGATGCGCAAGACCAACGAATATATAGAAATGAAGGAAGACTTCCAAGA GTCGCCAACACATCGCCAGATGCGCAAGACCAAGGAATATATGGAGATGGAAGAAGACGTCCCAGA GTCGCCAACATATCGCCAGATGCGCAAGACCAAGGAATATATGGAAATGAAGGAAGACGTGCCAGA GTCGCCAAGATATCGCCAGATGCGCAAGACCAAGGAATATATGGAAATGAAGGAAGACGTGCCAGA GTCGCCAAGATATCGCCAGATGCGCAAGACCAAGGAATATATGGAAATGAAGGAAGACGTGCCAGA ATCGCCAACATATCGCCAGATGCGCAAGACCAAGGAATATATGGAAAAGAAGGAAGACGTGCCAGA GTCGCCAACATATCGCCAGATGCGCAAGACCAACGAATATCTGGAGATGGAAGAAGACGTGCCAGA GTCACCAAAATATCGCCAGATGCGCAAGAACAAGGAATATATGGAAATGAAGGAAGACGTGCGAGA GTCGCCGAAATATCGCCAGATGCGCAAGACAAACGAATATCTGGAGATGGAAGAAGACGTGCCAGA GTCACCAAAATATCGCCAGATGCGCAAGAACAAGGAATATATGGAAATGAAGGAAGACGTGCGAGA GTCGCCGAAATATCGCCAAATGCGCAAGACCAACGAATATCTGGAGATGGAAGAAGACGTCCCGGA GTCGCCGAAATATCGCCAAATGCGCAAGACCAACGAATATCTGGAGATGGAAGAAGACGTCCCGGA GTCGCCAAAATATCGCCAGATGCGCAAGACCAACGAATATCAGGAGATGGAAGAAGACGTGCCAGA GTCACCGACATATCGCCAGATGCGCAAGACCAACGAATATCTGGAGATGGAAGAAGACGTCCCGGA GTCGCCAAAATATCGCCAGATGCGCAAGACCAACGAATATCTGGAGATGGAAGAAGACGTGCCAGA GTCGCCGACATATCGTCAGATGCGCCAGACCAACGAATATCTGGAGATGGAAGAAGAATACCTCTCAGg ATCATCGACTTATTGCGCGACACTGGTGGGCAGCTCCATGACTACCCCGGAGTTGACTCCACGCAGCGACGCGAAAACGCTGTGTCCGTACGATGAATCTGAGGATACCGATAGCCGTTCCCAGGGAATGGACCCAATGGAGTTCAGCCATTTGGACGTTCGCAAGGTGCGCAGCGAGATGAAATACGTTGAGAGTAACGTGAATGAAGGCAAAAAGAATCGCGAGTCGAAGTCTGACCACGAGTTCGCCAACGAACTACAT TTCAAGCTAAACTCGATGGTACATTTCGAGCGGGATATTGGCGACAGTGCCAAAGTGTCCGCCAAACAAGCTCATCGTTACGAAGACGCCGGAGACGAGCAGGACATTGGTCCTACATCCATGATTCAGGACGGTTCTAAGCAAGTCGTGGAGCAAATCAATCTGCCAACTAAGAAGAAGACAGGCGTGGTCAAGGCCGGACAAAAGCAACGTCGTGCTCGTAACGATGGAGGCGGTGACGGACAATGCAACTCCGTAGAACAATCAGAGCATCACATTGGGCCCACTGTCATGATAAAGGACGGTCAAACACAGGAACAAGATCGTAATGATGGTGGTGGAGACGGCAAGCGTTCGAAGGTGGCAAAACAGCGACGCCGTGCTAAGATGCCGGACAGTATCGGTTAA
- the LOC6901667 gene encoding protein Cep78 homolog isoform X9, translating to MSLGRVSGIRNGMMRELAKKVTVPKLVKKSSKSRSFHFRYLELCRNKNLTPLPEIRKKSNETTLLELYADKLTVSDWLLIIEAIHHDLTLKTFVLRMRRTYQHNTIDPIDTENRARRFTQRPVIFTRFIFRALVQAISNCVLSNKNLTVVKLEGLPLYEGYIEGITKSLSGNDRLETLSFRKSTLGDKGCQLVCNTAKYLNRITIVDLSECNITCQGAVYVAEMIKIQKISRFTEGWEKSLRYQTPDMNSLLGLRTVLLANNPNIGDKGLSCIVDVLKEDAWIRVVDMQGCGLTDVGANDILSLLDLNTFIKEFHVRNNVGISQALQRTIHERLLPPEIEHKQEDEFDSNFLRDTENGKYPQGKKATIVKLLSHAKAVEDKLAFERVLRQKAEDLNFKLTKQLMYKDSQMADDNVSQRPDTPKDHMQMKKDVKVSPTPRQMRKTNEYIEMKEDFQESPTHRQMRKTKEYMEMEEDVPESPTYRQMRKTKEYMEMKEDVPESPRYRQMRKTKEYMEMKEDVPESPTYRQMRKTNEYLEMEEDVPESPKYRQMRKNKEYMEMKEDVRESPKYRQMRKTNEYLEMEEDVPESPKYRQMRKNKEYMEMKEDVRESPQYRQMRKTNEYLEMEGDVPESPKYRQMRKTKEYMEMKEDVRESPKYRQMRKTNEYLEMEEDVPESPQYRQMRKTNEYLEMEGDVPESPKYRQMRKTKEYMEMKEDVRESPKYRQMRKTNEYLEMEEDVPESPKYRQMRKTNEYQEMEEDVPESPTYRQMRKTNEYLEMEEDVPESPKYRQMRKTNEYLEMEEDVPESPTYRQMRQTNEYLEMEEEYLSGSSTYCATLVGSSMTTPELTPRSDAKTLCPYDESEDTDSRSQGMDPMEFSHLDVRKVRSEMKYVESNVNEGKKNRESKSDHEFANELHFKLNSMVHFERDIGDSAKVSAKQAHRYEDAGDEQDIGPTSMIQDGSKQVVEQINLPTKKKTGVVKAGQKQRRARNDGGGDGQCNSVEQSEHHIGPTVMIKDGQTQEQDRNDGGGDGKRSKVAKQRRRAKMPDSIG from the exons atGTCTCTCGGCCGTGTGTCGGGGATACGGAATGGTATGATGAGAGAGCTAGCAAAGAAGGTGACGGTGCCGAAGCTCGTAAAGAAATCAAGCAAGAGCCGGTCGTTCCATTTCCGCTATCTGGAACTATGTCGCAACAAGAACCTGACACCGCTACCTGAGATACGCAAAAAGTCAAATGAGACCACACTTCTAGAGTTATACGCCGACAAGCTGACCGTGAGCGACTGGCTCCTGATCATCGAGGCCATTCACCATGATCTGACTTTGAAGACCTTTGTGCTGCGCATGCGTCGCACCTATCAGCACA ATACAATTGATCCCATCGACACGGAGAATCGTGCCCGACGCTTTACCCAGCGTCCCGTGATATTTACGCGCTTTATTTTCCGTGCCCTCGTCCAGGCCATCTCAAATTGTGTTTTGAGCAACAAGAATCTCACAGTGGTCAAGCTGGAGGGTCTTCCCCTTTATGAAGGATACATCGAGGGCATTACCAAG TCGCTGTCCGGCAACGACCGCCTGGAGACATTGAGCTTCCGCAAGTCCACGCTCGGGGACAAGGGCTGCCAACTGGTTTGCAATACAGCCAAGTACCTCAACCGCATTACCATAGTCGATCTATCCGAGTGCAACATCACCTGCCAAGGGGCCGTTTACGTGGCCGAAATGATCAAG ATTCAAAAGATTTCACGTTTCACGGAGGGGTGGGAGAAATCGTTGCGCTACCAGACTCCCGATATGAATTCGTTGTTGGGCTTGCGCACGGTTCTTCTCGCGAACAATCCCAATATTGGGGACAAAGGCCTCTCATGCATCGTCGATGTGCTGAAGGAGGATGCCTGGATAAGGG TCGTCGACATGCAGGGCTGTGGCCTGACAGATGTTGGAGCCAATGATATACTCAGCCTACTGGATCTGAATACTTTCATCAAGGAGTTCCATGTACGCAACAACGTGGGGATCAGCCAGGCATTGCAGCGTACCATTCACGAACGCCTGCTGCCGCCCGAAATCGAACATAAGCAGGAAGACGAGTTCGATTCCAACTTTTTGAGAGACACAGAAAACGGAAAATATCCCCAGGGCAAGAAGGCTACTATCGTCAAATTGCTCTCGCACGCCAAGGCCGTTGAGGACAAGCTGGCCTTCGAGCGCGTTCTACGTCAGAAGGCCGAGGACCTGAACTTCAAGCTCACCAAGCAACTAATGTACAAGGACAGCCAGATGGCCGATGACAACGTCTCGCAACGCCCCGATACGCCCAAAGATCATATGCAAATGAAGAAGGACGTCAAAGT ATCGCCGACACCCCGCCAGATGCGCAAGACCAACGAATATATAGAAATGAAGGAAGACTTCCAAGA GTCGCCAACACATCGCCAGATGCGCAAGACCAAGGAATATATGGAGATGGAAGAAGACGTCCCAGA GTCGCCAACATATCGCCAGATGCGCAAGACCAAGGAATATATGGAAATGAAGGAAGACGTGCCAGA GTCGCCAAGATATCGCCAGATGCGCAAGACCAAGGAATATATGGAAATGAAGGAAGACGTGCCAGA GTCGCCAACATATCGCCAGATGCGCAAGACCAACGAATATCTGGAGATGGAAGAAGACGTGCCAGA GTCACCAAAATATCGCCAGATGCGCAAGAACAAGGAATATATGGAAATGAAGGAAGACGTGCGAGA GTCGCCGAAATATCGCCAGATGCGCAAGACAAACGAATATCTGGAGATGGAAGAAGACGTGCCAGA GTCACCAAAATATCGCCAGATGCGCAAGAACAAGGAATATATGGAAATGAAGGAAGACGTGCGAGA GTCGCCGCAATATCGCCAGATGCGCAAGACCAACGAATATCTGGAGATGGAAGGAGACGTGCCAGA GTCACCAAAATATCGCCAGATGCGCAAGACCAAGGAATATATGGAAATGAAGGAAGACGTGCGAGA GTCGCCGAAATATCGCCAAATGCGCAAGACCAACGAATATCTGGAGATGGAAGAAGACGTCCCGGA GTCGCCGCAATATCGCCAGATGCGCAAGACCAACGAATATCTGGAGATGGAAGGAGACGTGCCAGA GTCACCAAAATATCGCCAGATGCGCAAGACCAAGGAATATATGGAAATGAAGGAAGACGTGCGAGA GTCGCCGAAATATCGCCAAATGCGCAAGACCAACGAATATCTGGAGATGGAAGAAGACGTCCCGGA GTCGCCAAAATATCGCCAGATGCGCAAGACCAACGAATATCAGGAGATGGAAGAAGACGTGCCAGA GTCACCGACATATCGCCAGATGCGCAAGACCAACGAATATCTGGAGATGGAAGAAGACGTCCCGGA GTCGCCAAAATATCGCCAGATGCGCAAGACCAACGAATATCTGGAGATGGAAGAAGACGTGCCAGA GTCGCCGACATATCGTCAGATGCGCCAGACCAACGAATATCTGGAGATGGAAGAAGAATACCTCTCAGg ATCATCGACTTATTGCGCGACACTGGTGGGCAGCTCCATGACTACCCCGGAGTTGACTCCACGCAGCGACGCGAAAACGCTGTGTCCGTACGATGAATCTGAGGATACCGATAGCCGTTCCCAGGGAATGGACCCAATGGAGTTCAGCCATTTGGACGTTCGCAAGGTGCGCAGCGAGATGAAATACGTTGAGAGTAACGTGAATGAAGGCAAAAAGAATCGCGAGTCGAAGTCTGACCACGAGTTCGCCAACGAACTACAT TTCAAGCTAAACTCGATGGTACATTTCGAGCGGGATATTGGCGACAGTGCCAAAGTGTCCGCCAAACAAGCTCATCGTTACGAAGACGCCGGAGACGAGCAGGACATTGGTCCTACATCCATGATTCAGGACGGTTCTAAGCAAGTCGTGGAGCAAATCAATCTGCCAACTAAGAAGAAGACAGGCGTGGTCAAGGCCGGACAAAAGCAACGTCGTGCTCGTAACGATGGAGGCGGTGACGGACAATGCAACTCCGTAGAACAATCAGAGCATCACATTGGGCCCACTGTCATGATAAAGGACGGTCAAACACAGGAACAAGATCGTAATGATGGTGGTGGAGACGGCAAGCGTTCGAAGGTGGCAAAACAGCGACGCCGTGCTAAGATGCCGGACAGTATCGGTTAA